The following proteins are encoded in a genomic region of Phycisphaera sp.:
- a CDS encoding ABC transporter permease subunit — translation MSDEKGVQDFGGVPAKPLPGGGAVPSNKPGPATRRATPPSALGEPMIWLTGGALVVSLVMIIGLVGMIVTQGMTTFWPRPIERVTLNDGSVFLGVPTNTQADPPQTLYRTGNRDIGSEPFRWVDQSDIASIDRPEQAVMLEREAWSVWLGVPERAILVDDAGEPQVVAEGPDAVLAFIEENHGQARARSHKIEDLKKHGLGHINKRIEALRLRVREAEIAAAREERPTESWGFALFAGVAALGIGAMAGAWWLGRDRSSDDAPQLGGPSKPIRVARASAIVLGLALLLAAWLHAPWQNRVISDERLDEIRAAAAEREAGLQERYDDALARIAVLEAEDERLRLEVVDPLSGRFAPARQIEPDNPMRLSQVVRLVDSNDMGVGEKLGVFFSRWWEFLAHPPREANTEGGVFPVIVGTVMLTLLLTITVTPLGVIAALYLREYAPQGIVTSTIRIAVNNLAGVPSIVYGVFGLGFFCYTVGQYVDVGSDPSVRLPAPWWWAVLGGTMVALVAAYASAVWSKPIPGKEPSTRNKALKWVSRALWLSVFIAAAVLVVRTPYFTGFFEARAADGSPTFGARGMLWAALTLALLTLPVVIVSTEEAIASVPNSMREGSYGCGASKWQTMRRIVLPGAMPGILTGAILAMARGAGEVAPLMLVGAVKLNEDLPISTNAPFLHLDRSFMHLGFHIYDLGFQSPDSQAARPLVWTTTLLLLVIVVSLNLVAIIIRARLRARLSGSTV, via the coding sequence ATGAGCGACGAGAAGGGTGTGCAAGACTTCGGCGGCGTTCCGGCCAAGCCCCTGCCCGGCGGTGGGGCGGTCCCGTCGAACAAGCCCGGGCCTGCCACGCGCCGGGCCACGCCGCCCAGCGCACTGGGCGAGCCCATGATCTGGCTCACCGGCGGCGCGCTCGTGGTGTCGCTTGTCATGATCATCGGCCTGGTGGGCATGATCGTCACCCAGGGCATGACCACGTTCTGGCCGCGCCCGATCGAGCGTGTCACGCTCAACGACGGCAGCGTCTTTCTGGGCGTACCCACCAACACCCAGGCTGATCCGCCGCAAACCCTCTACCGCACCGGCAACCGCGACATCGGCAGCGAGCCCTTCCGCTGGGTCGATCAGAGCGACATCGCCAGCATCGATCGGCCGGAGCAGGCCGTCATGCTCGAACGCGAGGCGTGGAGTGTGTGGCTGGGCGTGCCGGAGCGCGCGATCCTGGTCGACGACGCGGGCGAGCCGCAGGTCGTGGCCGAGGGGCCCGATGCCGTTCTGGCGTTCATCGAAGAGAACCACGGGCAGGCCCGTGCCCGCAGCCACAAGATCGAAGACCTCAAGAAGCATGGGCTCGGGCATATCAATAAGCGGATCGAGGCGCTGCGGCTGCGTGTCCGAGAGGCCGAGATCGCCGCCGCCCGAGAGGAGCGGCCGACCGAGTCGTGGGGGTTCGCGCTGTTCGCTGGCGTCGCCGCGCTGGGTATTGGGGCGATGGCCGGCGCGTGGTGGCTTGGCAGGGATCGCAGCAGCGACGACGCGCCACAACTGGGCGGGCCGAGCAAGCCCATCCGCGTGGCGCGCGCTTCGGCCATCGTCCTCGGGCTGGCCCTGCTGCTGGCGGCGTGGTTGCACGCGCCGTGGCAGAATCGTGTCATCAGCGACGAGCGGCTCGACGAGATCCGGGCGGCCGCGGCCGAGCGCGAGGCCGGCCTCCAAGAACGCTACGACGATGCGCTCGCCCGCATCGCGGTGCTCGAAGCCGAGGACGAGCGCTTACGGCTCGAGGTCGTCGACCCGCTCAGCGGTCGATTCGCGCCGGCCCGGCAGATCGAGCCGGACAACCCCATGCGGCTCTCGCAGGTCGTGCGCCTCGTCGACTCGAACGATATGGGCGTGGGCGAGAAGCTGGGCGTGTTCTTTTCGAGGTGGTGGGAGTTCCTGGCCCACCCGCCGCGCGAGGCTAACACCGAGGGCGGCGTGTTCCCTGTCATCGTGGGCACGGTCATGCTCACGCTGCTGCTGACCATCACCGTCACGCCCCTGGGCGTCATCGCAGCTTTGTATTTACGTGAATACGCGCCTCAAGGCATCGTCACCAGCACCATCCGCATCGCGGTCAACAATCTGGCCGGCGTGCCCAGCATCGTGTACGGCGTGTTCGGCTTGGGCTTCTTCTGCTACACCGTGGGGCAGTACGTCGACGTGGGTAGCGATCCCTCGGTCCGTCTGCCCGCGCCGTGGTGGTGGGCCGTGCTCGGCGGCACGATGGTCGCGCTGGTCGCCGCCTACGCGTCCGCTGTGTGGAGCAAGCCCATCCCGGGCAAAGAGCCCTCGACGCGCAACAAGGCGCTCAAGTGGGTGTCGCGGGCTCTTTGGCTTTCGGTGTTCATCGCCGCCGCCGTGCTGGTCGTGCGGACGCCCTACTTCACGGGCTTCTTCGAGGCCCGCGCCGCCGACGGCTCGCCGACGTTCGGCGCTCGCGGCATGCTGTGGGCTGCCCTCACGCTGGCGCTGCTGACTTTGCCCGTGGTCATCGTCTCGACCGAGGAGGCCATCGCCTCGGTGCCCAATTCGATGCGCGAGGGCAGCTATGGATGCGGGGCAAGCAAGTGGCAGACCATGCGCCGCATCGTGCTCCCCGGAGCCATGCCGGGCATCCTGACCGGTGCGATCTTGGCCATGGCGCGCGGTGCGGGCGAGGTCGCCCCCCTCATGCTCGTGGGCGCAGTCAAGCTGAACGAGGACCTGCCCATCAGCACCAACGCGCCCTTCCTGCACCTCGACCGCAGCTTCATGCACCTGGGCTTCCACATTTACGACCTGGGCTTCCAGAGCCCCGATTCCCAGGCCGCCCGTCCTTTGGTTTGGACCACAACGCTGCTGCTTCTTGTGATCGTCGTCAGCCTGAACCTCGTCGCCATCATTATCCGGGCCCGCCTTCGGGCCCGCCTGAGCGGATCAACGGTGTAA
- the pstB gene encoding phosphate ABC transporter ATP-binding protein PstB — protein MADHPVKDEAAQGVYSVIEAIRRGESVEPALHPEMEGLEGVIDIDTFNLYYSQTRAIFDVSMAIPKGKVTALIGPSGCGKSTLLRSINRMNDLIAGVRVEGNMSLSGSPIYAPHVDVIGLRKRLGMVFQKPNPFPMSIYENVVYPLRIDGENRKSVLDEACERALRSAAIWDEAKDRLKQSALGMSGGQQQRLCIARAVVADPEVLLLDEPCSALDPIATLRIEELIQQIAKRYTVLIVTHNMQQAMRVSDYTAFMYLGRLVEYGPTHSIFRRPILTETEEYVTGRFG, from the coding sequence ATGGCCGACCACCCTGTCAAAGACGAGGCCGCCCAAGGCGTGTACAGCGTCATCGAGGCGATCCGCCGCGGTGAGTCGGTCGAGCCCGCCCTGCATCCCGAGATGGAGGGGCTCGAGGGCGTCATCGACATCGACACCTTCAACCTCTATTACAGCCAGACCCGCGCCATCTTCGACGTTTCGATGGCTATCCCCAAGGGCAAGGTGACCGCTCTTATCGGCCCCTCGGGCTGCGGCAAGAGCACGCTGCTGCGGTCGATCAACCGCATGAACGACCTCATCGCCGGCGTCCGCGTCGAGGGCAACATGAGCCTCAGCGGCTCGCCCATCTACGCCCCGCACGTCGACGTCATCGGCCTGCGCAAGCGGTTGGGCATGGTCTTCCAGAAGCCCAACCCCTTCCCCATGTCCATCTACGAGAACGTCGTCTACCCGCTCCGTATCGATGGCGAGAACCGCAAGAGCGTGCTCGACGAGGCCTGCGAGCGAGCCCTCCGCTCGGCCGCCATCTGGGACGAGGCCAAGGACCGCCTCAAGCAGAGCGCCCTGGGCATGTCCGGCGGCCAGCAGCAGCGTCTGTGCATCGCGCGTGCTGTCGTGGCCGATCCGGAGGTCCTGCTGCTCGACGAGCCCTGCAGCGCCCTCGACCCCATCGCCACCCTGCGCATCGAGGAGCTGATCCAACAGATCGCGAAGCGTTACACCGTGCTCATCGTGACCCACAACATGCAGCAGGCCATGCGCGTCAGCGACTACACCGCCTTCATGTACCTGGGCCGCCTGGTCGAGTACGGCCCCACCCACAGCATCTTCCGCCGCCCGATCCTGACCGAGACCGAGGAATACGTCACCGGCCGCTTCGGCTAA